In Aquiflexum balticum DSM 16537, a single genomic region encodes these proteins:
- a CDS encoding FMN-binding protein encodes MSTNKTIQTEATGGSKKMLIAMVGIGVFCALMIVLTYEGTKERIDTLKAEALEKAVFNVLPGITKTRIYELTAEGTFVPSDGLDRTKTVVYAGFDEKDNFKGVAIEASGQGYADVIRILYGYDPSTQTVVGFYVLESKETPGLGDKIEKEENFLANFKALAVQLNADLTQLENKVIPVKQGGKTQPWEVEGITGATISSRTIGNILGESTATMVPLIYHQRDSFKVNTD; translated from the coding sequence ATGAGTACCAATAAAACCATTCAAACAGAAGCAACTGGAGGCAGCAAAAAAATGCTGATAGCCATGGTAGGGATCGGCGTTTTCTGTGCTTTAATGATTGTTTTGACTTATGAGGGCACCAAAGAAAGAATTGATACCCTCAAAGCGGAAGCATTGGAGAAAGCAGTTTTCAATGTTCTGCCCGGAATCACAAAAACGAGGATTTATGAATTGACAGCAGAGGGGACTTTTGTTCCTTCGGATGGCTTGGACCGAACCAAGACGGTGGTTTATGCAGGCTTTGATGAAAAAGATAATTTCAAAGGAGTGGCTATTGAAGCAAGTGGACAGGGTTATGCGGATGTCATCCGCATTTTATATGGATACGATCCATCTACGCAAACAGTCGTGGGGTTTTATGTACTTGAAAGTAAAGAGACACCCGGATTAGGTGATAAGATTGAAAAGGAGGAAAATTTCCTGGCAAATTTCAAAGCATTGGCTGTCCAACTCAATGCTGATTTGACCCAATTGGAAAATAAAGTTATACCGGTCAAACAAGGTGGTAAGACCCAACCCTGGGAGGTGGAAGGAATTACAGGAGCGACAATTTCTTCACGGACTATCGGGAATATTTTGGGTGAAAGTACCGCAACCATGGTTCCCTTGATTTATCATCAAAGGGATAGTTTCAAAGTCA
- a CDS encoding RnfABCDGE type electron transport complex subunit D, whose protein sequence is MLSKTLHISTSPHINKGVSTDMIMKNVVYALIPVALFSVYAFGINALLVIITAVISAVMTEHLLCRWSNQESTVSDWSAIITGLLLGLTLPPIFPLWMTFLGGVMAIALGKFVFGGLGYNAFNPALVGRAILQAAFPVAITTWHPAFLEDRFVSISKSVLAFPFATPVVDGISGATPLSAFKFDHITTDSADLALGLISGSTGETCSWLIALGGIYLIYKKMMNWRIPVTILLTVFVLSGILYLVDSQIYPSPTFMLFSGGLMLGAVFMATDMVGSPITPLGIVIYGIFIGVLVVVIRIWGGLPEGVMYAILLGNALTPQIDSLIRPKVYGTKKAMS, encoded by the coding sequence ATGCTTAGCAAGACCCTTCATATCAGCACCTCTCCCCACATCAACAAAGGTGTGTCCACGGACATGATTATGAAAAACGTGGTCTATGCCCTGATACCTGTTGCTTTGTTTTCAGTCTATGCTTTTGGAATCAATGCCTTGCTGGTTATTATTACCGCAGTAATTTCAGCTGTGATGACCGAACACCTGTTGTGCAGGTGGTCAAATCAGGAAAGTACAGTTTCGGATTGGTCGGCAATCATTACCGGACTTCTATTGGGATTGACTTTGCCACCGATATTTCCGCTTTGGATGACTTTCCTGGGCGGAGTCATGGCCATTGCTTTGGGCAAATTTGTCTTTGGAGGCTTGGGCTATAATGCCTTTAATCCTGCCTTGGTGGGCAGGGCCATCTTGCAGGCCGCATTTCCTGTGGCCATCACCACTTGGCATCCAGCCTTTTTGGAAGATCGCTTTGTCAGCATTTCCAAATCTGTTTTGGCATTCCCTTTTGCAACACCAGTTGTGGACGGAATCTCCGGTGCAACGCCCCTTTCTGCATTCAAGTTTGACCATATCACTACAGACAGTGCAGACCTAGCCTTGGGATTGATCAGTGGATCTACCGGGGAAACCTGCTCCTGGTTGATAGCCTTGGGCGGTATTTATCTGATTTATAAGAAAATGATGAACTGGAGAATTCCGGTTACAATTCTGTTGACGGTTTTTGTTTTGAGCGGCATCCTGTATCTCGTTGATAGCCAAATTTACCCTTCACCGACGTTCATGCTCTTCTCAGGAGGACTGATGCTTGGGGCTGTGTTTATGGCTACCGATATGGTAGGCTCACCCATCACACCTTTGGGAATAGTCATTTATGGAATATTTATCGGAGTATTGGTGGTAGTCATCCGAATCTGGGGAGGTCTTCCGGAAGGGGTGATGTACGCCATTTTGTTGGGAAATGCCCTTACGCCACAGATTGATAGTTTGATCAGGCCTAAAGTATATGGGACTAAAAAAGCAATGTCATGA
- the rsxC gene encoding electron transport complex subunit RsxC, whose product MLTSLKNTFKHGVHPPENKEKTNGLPIRQFPFAPLIILPMQQHIGNPSQIIVREGQEVSRGQLLAKANGYMSVPMHSPVSGKIRKIGNVPLISGQTSPGIYLEPFPYSGQEVVEGNPISLDASPEEILKGIQDAGIVGLGGAAFPTHVKLKIPEGKTCDYLIINGIECEPYLTTDHRVMLEQADDIFTGIRYLLKVTGAKEVIIGIEANKQDAADHLSSKVPTDLPVKVQVVPVKYPQGAEKMLITALLGKEVPSGGLPIEVNAVVVNVATTAEIGRLLPHGQGIQERVITITGPGVKKKGNYLIPIGTPLRYVLEQVGAVENISEVYMGGPMMGVSASSLDISIVKGTSGIVVFGDNEVRKVDKIYPCIKCGACVDACPIFLNPSRLGILAKFEAYDTMAEEFNLMDCFECGSCSYVCPSNIPLVQYFRLSKGIVRKRNSAKQPKTNA is encoded by the coding sequence GTGCTGACCTCACTGAAAAATACCTTTAAACACGGTGTCCATCCGCCTGAAAACAAGGAAAAGACAAATGGACTGCCCATCAGGCAGTTTCCATTTGCCCCTCTTATTATTTTGCCTATGCAGCAACATATTGGAAACCCTTCTCAGATTATTGTCAGGGAAGGGCAGGAGGTATCCCGAGGACAATTGCTGGCAAAAGCGAATGGATACATGTCTGTGCCCATGCATTCCCCGGTATCGGGTAAAATCAGAAAAATTGGTAATGTTCCGCTTATTTCCGGCCAAACTTCCCCGGGAATTTATCTGGAGCCATTTCCTTATTCAGGGCAGGAGGTAGTGGAAGGCAATCCAATATCCTTAGACGCAAGTCCCGAGGAAATTCTGAAAGGTATTCAGGATGCGGGAATTGTGGGTTTGGGAGGCGCTGCTTTCCCTACCCATGTCAAACTTAAAATTCCGGAAGGAAAAACCTGTGACTACCTTATTATAAACGGAATTGAATGTGAACCCTATCTGACTACAGATCATCGGGTTATGTTGGAACAAGCGGATGATATTTTCACAGGAATCAGGTATTTATTGAAAGTGACAGGTGCCAAGGAAGTCATTATTGGAATTGAGGCCAATAAGCAAGATGCCGCTGATCATCTTTCATCTAAAGTCCCTACCGATTTGCCTGTCAAAGTACAGGTCGTTCCGGTGAAATACCCACAGGGTGCAGAGAAAATGCTGATAACGGCTTTGTTGGGCAAAGAAGTTCCTTCGGGAGGATTGCCCATTGAAGTCAATGCTGTAGTGGTGAATGTCGCGACAACTGCCGAAATCGGGAGACTATTGCCACATGGACAGGGCATACAGGAAAGAGTGATTACCATCACCGGACCCGGTGTCAAGAAAAAAGGCAATTACCTGATTCCCATTGGAACACCATTGCGCTATGTGCTGGAACAGGTCGGTGCTGTAGAAAATATAAGCGAGGTATATATGGGAGGTCCTATGATGGGTGTATCCGCATCAAGTTTGGATATCTCTATCGTGAAAGGAACTTCAGGTATCGTTGTCTTTGGAGATAATGAGGTACGGAAGGTGGATAAAATTTATCCCTGCATCAAATGTGGTGCTTGTGTTGATGCCTGTCCCATTTTTCTGAATCCATCAAGGCTTGGAATTTTGGCAAAATTTGAAGCCTATGATACCATGGCGGAGGAATTCAACTTAATGGACTGCTTCGAATGTGGTTCATGTTCCTATGTCTGTCCTTCAAACATTCCTTTGGTGCAGTATTTCCGCCTTTCCAAAGGAATAGTCAGAAAAAGAAATTCAGCTAAACAACCGAAAACAAATGCTTAG